In Juglans microcarpa x Juglans regia isolate MS1-56 chromosome 8D, Jm3101_v1.0, whole genome shotgun sequence, the following are encoded in one genomic region:
- the LOC121243110 gene encoding neurofilament medium polypeptide-like: protein MDVEFGLKLTKTMDDLASFADFQLGKGRAGPLFVSREDVNMFILTVHLRGFKKENINIKISEDGTQITVHAEKPVRQTVMIGRMVHKEWTEVKVFRKVFKIPDGVVLDLIKAGFKEEGSILTIIMPKQEKGIRGVGIEEVKEEEVGRVTAKSEREVVVADEFPERDRARVFSLFKPEKTVEEAPIKNLIGERIHWKNPVAEEFPKKEYIGKTLPEKTEVRKVESTEETNRAMKEPLKRERETRESVSKLAEETKHQEVSTIESRVVEPRNETDTPRKELPALIEQRKKQEIPEVENVEQRGLEEEKSIKDEGRHKIPQEPQRQVSHTDVTDSTKSKRDQELERAATPQLHYPVEQHGKDEVTEREKTSSIGDEILEASNERSSQEKEGESSEAERQKDPGERAAQEKKVASKRCKLFAPCCVAGSAILVSFIALVIHRAKRRQVKST from the exons ATGGATGTGGAATTTGGACTCAAGCTCACAAAAACCATGGATGATCTTGCTTCTTTCGCCGACTTTCAGCTCGGCAAAGGCCGAGCAGGTCCTCTTTTTGTGTCTAGAGAAGATGTCAACATGTTCATCCTCACTGTCCATCTCAGAG GTTTTAAGAAAGAGAACATTAATATCAAGATAAGTGAAGATGGGACACAAATTACAGTTCATGCAGAGAAGCCGGTGCGGCAAACGGTAATGATAGGTCGGATGGTACACAAGGAATGGACAGAAGTCAAGGTGTTTAGGAAGGTTTTCAAGATTCCTGATGGTGTGGTTTTGGATCTGATCAAGGCGGGGTTCAAAGAAGAAGGATCAATCTTGACGATCATCATGCCTAAACAGGAGAAAGGAATTCGTGGGGTTGGGATTGAGGAAGTGAAGGAAGAAGAAGTTGGGAGAGTCACAGCAAAATCAGAAAGGGAGGTAGTTGTAGCTGATGAGTTCCCTGAAAGAGACAGAGCGAGA gtattctcactattcaaaccagaGAAAACTGTTGAAGAGGCTCCCATAAAAAATCTTATTGGAGAGAGAATTCATTGGAAAAACCCGGTAGCCGAGGAGTTCCCTAAGAAAGAATACATAGGAAAAACACTACCGGAGAAAACTGAAGTGCGTAAGGTTGAAAGCACTGAAGAAACTAATAGGGCTATGAAAGAGCCacttaaaagagagagagaaacccgAGAGTCTGTGAGTAAACTTGCAGAAGAAACTAAACATCAAGAAGTGTCAACCATAGAATCTAGGGTGGTTGAACCCAGGAATGAGACTGATACGCCACGGAAAGAGCTTCCCGCATTGATAGAGCAGAGAAAGAAACAGGAGATTCCAGAGGTAGAGAATGTAGAACAAAGAGGATTGGAGGAAGAAAAGAGCATAAAGGATGAAGGTAGACATAAAATACCTCAAGAACCACAAAGGCAGGTGTCACATACAGATGTTACAGATTCAACGAAATCCAAACGTGATCAAGAACTAGAACGAGCAGCAACTCCACAGCTACACTATCCTGTCGAACAGCATGGCAAAGATGAAGTTACAGAACGAGAAAAAACTTCCAGTATAGGAGACGAGATTCTAGAAGCGAGTAACGAAAGAAGTTCTCAAGAGAAAGAAGGTGAATCATCTGAAGCAGAAAGACAGAAAGATCCTGGTGAGAGAGCAGCTCAGGAGAAGAAGGTCGCTTCAAAAAGGTGTAAGCTCTTTGCTCCTTGTTGTGTTGCAGGATCGGCCATTCTCGTCTCTTTTATAGCTCTTGTTATTCACAGAGCAAAGAGAAGACAAGTAAAAAGTACATGA
- the LOC121242041 gene encoding uncharacterized protein LOC121242041 has product MLEAQSLRKAVVPSALIENPSPGNLQSTRLALHVSVDGSSCWAYVASGCHIYKLQIPLEDTFVSKGKESLLIPVQTQVMDSFMVNRCPHRSEIQSIVLTETESSGYLMLGSVDSFGHLIVSKQDTTGKDINRVTYSVLPRDGGVGEGSWAGLCFSPSQWSMAAVARSFCKTVDVYDQDIHVRTLRTLWYPSSLNFIQNQCLANESSILVVAEGCQLTIWDLRMKENGGCLQRICSSPGDIFYAVCCSSTGNVAVGGADRTVTIYDPRRWSALSRWVHCSKYEITGLAFSSIDPDHIYIQGIDYEVFCGQWKESKKVFSFRGDSNWLGFSKCPNRDVLGGWCDSGSILVADVVAKESEM; this is encoded by the exons ATGTTGGAGGCGCAGAGTCTGAGGAAGGCGGTGGTGCCGTCTGCGCTTATTGAGAATCCCTCTCCTGGAAACCTACAGTCCACGCGTCTCGCCCTCCAT GTTAGTGTGGACGGTTCTTCCTGTTGGGCCTACGTTGCCTCTGGTTGCCACATTTACAAACTCCAG ataccTCTGGAAGATACTTTTGTgagcaaaggaaaggaaagccTTCTGATCCCTGTGCAGACTCAG GTTATGGACTCTTTCATGGTTAACCGCTGTCCCCATCGTTCAGAAATTCAGAGTATTGTGCTTACAGAAACTGAGA GCTCTGGCTACTTAATGTTGGGAAGTGTAGATTCGTTTGGTCACCTTATCGTATCTAAACAAGATACAACTGGTAAAG ATATTAACAGGGTCACATATTCGGTATTGCCTCGAGACGGTGGTGTTGGTGAGGGCAGTTGGGCAGGGCTCTGTTTCAGTCCAAGTCAATGGTCTATG GCTGCAGTGGCACGTAGCTTCTGCAAAACTGTTGATGTTTACGACCAGGATATCCATGTCCGCACATTACGTAC GCTCTGGTACCCATCTTCATTGAACTTTATACAAAATCAGTGTCTAGCGAATGAAAGTTCTATATTAGTTGTTGCTGAAGGCTGCCAG CTGACTATATGGGACttaagaatgaaagaaaatgggGGTTGTCTACAACGTATCTGTAGCTCCCCTGGTGACATCTTCTATGCTGTCTGTTGTTCTTCAACTGGTAATGTTGCAGTGGGTGGGGCTGATCGTACGGTGACCATCTATGATCCTCGCAG ATGGTCAGCATTATCAAGATGGGTGCACTGCTCAAAATATGAG ATTACTGGGCTTGCTTTTTCATCAATTGATCCTGACCATATCTACATACAAGGGATTGATTATGAG GTTTTTTGTGGACAGtggaaagaaagcaaaaaggTGTTTTCATTTAGGGGTGACTCAAACTGGCTTGGTTTCAGTAAG TGCCCCAACAGGGATGTTTTAGGCGGATGGTGCGACTCAGGCAGCATCCTTGTTGCTGATGTTGTAGCTAAAGAAAGTGAAATGTAA
- the LOC121242042 gene encoding tubby-like F-box protein 8, which produces MSFRSIVRDVRDGLGSLSRRSFEVRLPSHHRGKSHGSVHELHDQPLIIQNGRWASLPPELLRDVIKRLEASENTWPARKHVVACAAVCRSWREMCQEIVKNPEFSGKITFPVSLKQPGPRDGTIQCFIKRDKSNLTYHLFLCLSPALLVENGKFLLSARRTRRTTCTEYVISMDADNISRSSSTYIGKLRSNFLGTKFIVYDTQPPYHNGQLSPPGRSRRFYSKKVSPKVPTGSYNIAQVIYELNVLGTRGPRRMQCTMHSIPASALEPGGSVPGQPELLPRSLEDSFRSISFSKSIDNSTEFSSSRFSDIIGPRDEDEGKERLLVLRNKAPRWHEQLQCWCLNFRGRVTVASVKNFQLIAATHPAAGVPTPSQPAPAPAPTLAPSQPTQSDHDKIILQFGKVGKDMFTMDYRYPLSAFQAFAICLSSFDTKLACE; this is translated from the exons ATGTCGTTCCGAAGTATAGTTCGTGATGTAAGGGACGGATTAGGAAGCTTATCAAGAAGAAGTTTTGAGGTGAGGCTGCCCAGTCATCACAGGGGGAAATCACATGGCTCGGTCCATGAGTTGCATGATCAGCCTTTGATAATCCAGAACGGCCGTTGGGCTAGCCTCCCACCTGAGCTTTTGCGTGATGTGATCAAAAGATTGGAAGCAAGTGAGAATACATGGCCTGCACGGAAGCATGTTGTTGCATGTGCTGCTGTCTGCAGGTCCTGGAGGGAAATGTGTCAAGAAATTGTCAAAAATCCTGAATTCTCGGGGAAGATTACCTTCCCTGTCTCCCTAAAGCAG cCAGGGCCTAGGGATGGAACCATTCAATGCTTCATTAAGAGGGACAAATCAAATTTAACTTACCACCTTTTCCTTTGTCTTAGCCCTG CTTTGCTTGTTGAAAACGGGAAGTTTCTTCTCTCTGCGAGACGGACCCGGCGAACAACTTGCACAGAGTATGTGATTTCCATGGATGCCGATAACATTTCAAGATCAAGCAGCACTTACATTGGTAAACTGAG GTCAAATTTTCTGGGCACCAAATTCATTGTTTATGATACACAGCCTCCCTACCACAATGGGCAGTTGTCCCCTCCTGGCCGAAGCCGTAGGTTCTATTCAAAAAAAGTTTCTCCAAAGGTCCCCACCGGCAGCTACAATATTGCTCAGGTAATATATGAGCTCAATGTGCTAGGCACTAGGGGTCCACGCAGGATGCAGTGCACGATGCACTCAATCCCTGCCTCAGCCCTTGAGCCAGGTGGCAGTGTTCCTGGCCAACCTGAGCTCCTCCCTCGGTCCCTCGAAGACTCATTTCGGAGtatttccttttcaaaatcaattgaCAACTCGACTGAGTTTAGCAGCTCTAGGTTCTCTGATATAATTGGGCCCCGTGATGAAGATGAGGGAAAGGAGAGACTCTTGGTTCTCCGAAACAAGGCACCAAGATGGCATGAACAGTTGCAGTGTTGGTGTCTCAACTTCCGTGGCAGGGTGACTGTTGCCTCTGTTAAGAACTTTCAGCTGATTGCTGCAACACACCCTGCTGCTGGTGTACCAACACCATCACAGCCTGCACCAGCACCAGCACCAACACTAGCACCATCACAACCAACTCAATCCGATCATGATAAGATAATTCTGCAGTTTGGTAAGGTTGGCAAGGATATGTTTACCATGGATTACCGATATCCTCTGTCTGCATTTCAGGCTTTTGCCATTTGCTTGAGCAGCTTTGACACTAAGTTGGCATGTGAATAG